A window of the Lolium perenne isolate Kyuss_39 chromosome 7, Kyuss_2.0, whole genome shotgun sequence genome harbors these coding sequences:
- the LOC127316897 gene encoding wall-associated receptor kinase 3, translated as MWTSSGHGMELTCQNPKETGFMVITFQFPPKYSPEHKSSCCSLTFRVTFSGTGAVRDSCFILPIDEMRMLALVAVAAVLFLAGGITVASSPSIALPGCKSKCSDLDIPYPFGTTPGCYRPGFMVTCNETYHPPKLFLDNGASPGPGPEVVEISLANSTVRVESWVSHFIIGNTSHVQLAISRSSPFVLSAKANSLVIVGCGFRVVLDIVDGWTYGSCASFCPIDNSTGEPFLPDVVCNGIGCCQPSIPVGLLSFLINLSPLDGASRCPITPSLAPEPAFNASVHMVEQEWWTDGSNVYGLQQYFIDLPSYPDMSPFFVPAIAAWALGSFPCEEAAQRPDFGCRSKNSMCLNSTNGADGYVCRCSDGYHGNPYMTNGCQGGRGRLAAGIIFSIGVGSGIIILLLVLAVIFATKKVKDQKAKRMKEYFFKQNRGLLLQQLVDRDIAERMIFSLEELEKATNKFDGARILGGGGHGTVYKGILSDQHVVAIKKSKTTIKREIDEFINEVAILSQINQRNVVKLFGCCLETEVPLLVYEFISNGTLYAHLHTDDPQSLSWKDRLRIASEVASSLAYLHSSALISIIHRDVKTSNILLDDRLTAKVSDFGASRGIAIDQSGVTTAIQGTYGYLDPEYYYAGRLTEKSDVYSFGVMLVELLTRKKPTASMPSEGVSLVAHFMFLLNKDRLSEILDAQVSEEAGDEASEVAAMAAMCLRMKGEDRPTMRYVETKLHGLQSVENTTQGDPEMQEYRVKLRHTTFQRRSDDAADADKEGQSNSRRYSLEEAMLQSASLRR; from the exons ATGTGGACTAGTTCCGGGCATGGGATGGAGTTAACATGTCAAAATCCTAAAGAAACTGGTTTCATGGTCATCACTTTCCAGTTTCCCCCAAAATATTCTCCAGAACACAAAAGTTCTTGCTGCAGCCTAACATTTAGAGTCACCTTCTCCGGTACAGGCGCTGTGAGAGACTCCTGCTTCATTCTTCCGATTGACGAAATGAGAATGCTTGCTCTAGTTGCCGTGGCGGCAGTGTTATTTCTCGCGGGCGGCATAACAGTGGCAAGCTCCCCAAGCATCGCATTGCCTGGCTGCAAGAGCAAATGCAGTGACTTGGACATTCCGTACCCCTTCGGCACAACCCCTGGCTGCTACCGTCCTGGTTTCATGGTCACCTGCAATGAGACGTACCATCCACCAAAGCTGTTCCTGGATAATGGAGCCAGTCCTGGTCCTGGCCCTGAAGTTGTCGAGATATCTCTGGCAAACAGCACGGTGCGTGTTGAGAGCTGGGTTTCGCACTTCATCATCGGCAACACGAGCCACGTGCAGCTGGCCATAAGCCGCAGCTCCCCCTTCGTGCTCTCAGCCAAGGCGAACAGTCTCGTCATCGTGGGGTGTGGCTTCCGTGTTGTCCTGGACATCGTCGACGGGTGGACGTATGGCTCCTGCGCATCCTTCTGTCCAATCGATAACAGCACCGGCGAACCGTTCTTGCCTGACGTCGTGTGCAACGGCATCGGCTGTTGCCAGCCATCTATTCCGGTTGGCCTTCTGTCCTTCCTCATCAATCTCTCCCCTCTTGACGGTGCCAGCAGATGCCCGATTACCCCGTCCCTGGCGCCAGAGCCAGCGTTCAACGCGAGCGTGCACATGGTGGAGCAAGAGTGGTGGACCGACGGATCGAACGTCTACGGCCTGCAGCAGTACTTCATTGACCTCCCATCTTACCCTGACATGAGCCCATTCTTTGTCCCTGCAATTGCAGCCTGGGCGTTGGGCAGTTTCCCCTGCGAAGAGGCCGCCCAGAGGCCAGACTTTGGGTGCCGCAGCAAGAACAGCATGTGCCTCAACTCCACAAATGGTGCCGACGGCTATGTTTGCCGGTGCAGTGATGGCTACCATGGCAACCCGTACATGACAAATGGATGCCAAGGTGGGCGAGGTCGTCTAGCAGCTG GAATAATTTTCTCTATAGGAGTCGGCAGTGGCATAATTATTTTGCTTCTAGTTCTTGCTGTCATCTTTGCCACAAAAAAGGTCAAGGATCAGAAAGCCAAAAGGATGAAGGAATATTTCTTCAAGCAAAACCGTGGGTTATTGCTCCAGCAATTAGTAGACAGAGATATAGCTGAAAGGATGATTTTCAGCTTAGAAGAGCTTGAGAAAGCAACAAATAAATTTGATGGAGCTCGCATTCTCGGTGGTGGAGGGCATGGTACTGTCTACAAAGGCATTTTATCAGATCAACACGTTGTTGCTATAAAGAAGTCCAAAACCACAATCAAAAGAGAGATCGACGAGTTCATAAATGAAGTTGCCATCCTTTCTCAAATCAATCAAAGGAATGTGGTAAAGCTTTTTGGTTGTTGTCTCGAGACAGAAGTTCCACTACTAGTCTATGAGTTCATTTCGAATGGAACTCTCTATGCCCATCTTCATACTGATGATCCTCAATCATTATCATGGAAAGACAGATTGAGGATTGCATCTGAAGTTGCAAGTTCCTTGGCCTATCTTCACTCGTCTGCTTTGATATCGATAATCCACAGGGACGTCAAGACATCTAACATACTGCTAGATGATCGTTTGACAGCGAAAGTGTCTGACTTTGGTGCATCTAGAGGTATTGCAATTGATCAATCAGGGGTAACAACTGCCATCCAAGGAACATATGGATATCTTGATCCTGAGTACTACTACGCAGGCCGGCTGACAGAGAAGAGCGATGTCTACAGCTTTGGTGTCATGCTTGTAGAACTGCTTACAAGGAAAAAACCAACCGCCTCCATGCCATCAGAAGGCGTCAGTTTAGTAGCACACTTCATGTTTCTGTTGAACAAAGATAGGCTCAGTGAGATACTAGATGCACAGGTCTCCGAGGAGGCTGGGGATGAAGCCAGTGAAGTAGCGGCAATGGCTGCAATGTGCTTGAGGATGAAGGGGGAGGACAGGCCGACGATGCGCTATGTGGAAACGAAGCTCCACGGGCTGCAGAGTGTGGAGAACACCACGCAGGGTGACCCAGAAATGCAAGAATATCGGGTTAAACTACGCCACACGACATTTCAAAGAAGGAGCGACGATGCTGCTGATGCTGATAAGGAGGGTCAAAGCAACAGTAGGCGATATAGCTTAGAGGAGGCGATGCTGCAGTCAGCCAGCTTGCGACGGTGA